From Pseudoxanthomonas sp. YR558, the proteins below share one genomic window:
- a CDS encoding 2-isopropylmalate synthase, giving the protein MNTPTHPSPTQIRIFDTTLRDGEQSPGCSMTPQQKLVMARGLADLGVDAIETGFPASSQSDREAHALIARELRDTTLVVLSRCLATDIETSLRTVTAAARPRLHLFLSTSPLHREHKLRMSREQVLESIDKHVRMARGHIDDIEFSAEDATRTEEDFLHEAIATAISAGATTINLPDTVGFTTPEEIRGMFERAIARVPGADKVVFSAHCHNDLGLAVANSLAAIEGGARQVEGSINGIGERAGNCAIEELVMALKVRNAFYNLDTRIDTRRIVPTSQLLSRLVGMPVQRNKAIVGANAFAHESGIHQHGMLRHRGTYEIMQPQDVGWPSSQMVLGRHSGRAAVEQRLRALGYWLEEDELKLVFEQFKTLCEKQRVVGDADLQALMQDAAVSDGYRLASMTISDVGSRANALVELSDPDGNRVSETAQGNGPVDALFSALAAATGVQLQLESYQVHSVGIGADARGEASLSVRCDGEEYEGTGTSKDIIEASALAWLDVANRLLRQRRVEKQEAAAA; this is encoded by the coding sequence GTGAACACGCCAACCCATCCTTCCCCGACGCAGATCCGCATCTTCGACACGACGTTGCGCGATGGCGAGCAATCCCCCGGCTGCAGCATGACGCCGCAACAGAAGCTGGTCATGGCGCGCGGCCTGGCCGACCTGGGCGTGGACGCGATCGAGACCGGCTTCCCGGCGAGCTCGCAGTCCGACCGCGAAGCGCATGCGCTGATCGCCCGCGAGCTGCGCGACACCACGCTGGTCGTGCTGTCGCGCTGCCTGGCCACCGACATCGAGACCTCGCTGCGCACGGTGACCGCCGCCGCGAGGCCGCGGCTGCACCTGTTCCTGTCCACCAGCCCGCTGCATCGCGAGCACAAGCTGCGGATGAGCCGCGAACAGGTGCTGGAATCCATCGACAAGCACGTGCGCATGGCACGCGGCCATATCGACGACATCGAGTTCTCCGCCGAAGACGCGACCCGCACCGAGGAGGACTTCCTGCACGAGGCGATCGCCACCGCCATTTCCGCCGGCGCGACCACCATCAACCTGCCGGATACGGTGGGCTTCACCACGCCGGAAGAGATCCGCGGCATGTTCGAGCGCGCGATCGCCCGCGTGCCCGGTGCCGACAAAGTGGTGTTCAGCGCCCACTGCCACAACGACCTGGGGCTGGCGGTCGCGAACTCGCTGGCGGCCATCGAGGGCGGCGCGCGCCAGGTGGAAGGATCGATCAACGGCATCGGCGAACGCGCGGGCAACTGCGCCATCGAGGAGCTGGTGATGGCGCTGAAGGTCCGCAATGCCTTCTATAACCTGGATACGCGCATCGATACCCGCCGCATCGTGCCCACGTCGCAGCTGCTGTCGCGCCTGGTCGGCATGCCGGTCCAGCGCAACAAGGCCATCGTCGGCGCCAATGCGTTCGCCCACGAGTCCGGCATCCACCAGCACGGCATGCTGCGCCACCGCGGCACCTACGAGATCATGCAGCCGCAGGATGTGGGCTGGCCGTCGTCGCAGATGGTGCTGGGCCGCCACAGCGGCCGCGCCGCGGTGGAACAGCGCCTGCGTGCGCTGGGCTACTGGCTGGAAGAGGACGAACTGAAGCTGGTGTTCGAACAGTTCAAGACGCTGTGCGAGAAGCAGCGCGTAGTCGGCGATGCCGACCTGCAGGCACTGATGCAGGATGCCGCCGTCAGCGACGGTTATCGCCTGGCCTCGATGACCATCAGCGACGTGGGAAGCCGCGCCAACGCGCTGGTCGAGTTGTCCGACCCGGACGGCAACCGCGTCTCCGAGACCGCGCAGGGCAACGGACCGGTCGATGCGCTGTTCAGCGCATTGGCGGCCGCCACCGGCGTGCAGCTGCAGTTGGAGAGCTACCAGGTGCACAGCGTTGGCATCGGCGCGGACGCGCGTGGCGAAGCCAGCCTGTCGGTACGTTGCGACGGCGAGGAGTACGAAGGCACGGGCACCAGCAAGGACATCATCGAGGCCAGCGCGCTGGCCTGGCTGGATGTCGCCAACCGGCTGCTGCGCCAGCGCCGCGTCGAGAAGCAGGAAGCAGCGGCCGCCTGA
- the leuC gene encoding 3-isopropylmalate dehydratase large subunit, whose translation MTAPRTLFDKLWEAHVVVPETDAAPAVLYIDLHLIHEVTSPQAFTELKARGLSPRRPDRTKATMDHSTPTLPAGADGKLPYYTKAAETQVETLARNCADYGIELFDMDSPNRGIVHVIAPEQGFTLPGMTIVCGDSHTSTHGAFGSLAFGIGTSEVGHVLATQCLLQRRPKTMSITVDGTLAPGVGAKDIVLHVIGRIGVNGGTGHVLEFRGSAIEALDMEQRMTLCNMSIEAGARAGMVAPDQTTLDWVANTPRGPKGDAFDTAVAYWKTLRTDEGAVFDAEVRVDAAEIRPTLTWGTHPGTAIAVDAPIPAPADAADQKGLDYMRLSAGHAVAGTPVDVVFVGSCTNGRLRDMREVAQVLRGRKVAAGVRMLVVPGSEIVKREAEAEGIDRIVREAGAEWREPGCSMCIAMNGDLVAPGQLAVSTSNRNFEGRQGPGARTLLASPLTAAWAAVNGHVSDPRELFDARKEVA comes from the coding sequence ATGACCGCGCCACGCACCCTGTTCGACAAACTGTGGGAAGCCCACGTCGTCGTCCCCGAGACCGACGCAGCCCCCGCCGTGCTCTACATCGACCTGCACCTGATCCACGAGGTCACGTCGCCACAAGCCTTCACCGAGCTCAAGGCGCGTGGCCTGTCGCCGCGCCGCCCGGATCGCACGAAAGCGACGATGGACCATTCCACGCCCACCCTGCCGGCCGGCGCTGACGGCAAGCTGCCGTACTACACGAAGGCCGCCGAGACGCAGGTGGAAACATTGGCGCGCAACTGCGCCGACTACGGCATCGAACTGTTCGACATGGACTCGCCGAACCGCGGCATCGTCCATGTCATCGCCCCCGAGCAGGGCTTCACCCTGCCGGGCATGACCATCGTCTGCGGCGACAGCCACACCAGCACGCATGGCGCGTTCGGCTCGCTGGCCTTCGGCATCGGTACCAGCGAAGTCGGCCACGTGCTGGCCACGCAATGCCTGCTGCAGCGCCGGCCGAAGACGATGAGCATCACCGTCGACGGCACGCTCGCGCCCGGTGTCGGCGCGAAGGACATCGTGCTGCACGTGATCGGCAGGATCGGCGTCAACGGCGGCACCGGCCACGTGCTGGAGTTCCGCGGCAGCGCGATCGAGGCGCTGGACATGGAGCAGCGCATGACCCTGTGCAACATGTCCATCGAAGCCGGCGCGCGCGCCGGCATGGTCGCGCCCGACCAGACCACGCTCGACTGGGTGGCGAACACGCCGCGCGGCCCGAAGGGCGACGCCTTCGATACCGCCGTCGCCTACTGGAAGACGCTGCGCACCGACGAGGGCGCGGTGTTCGATGCGGAAGTCCGCGTGGATGCCGCCGAGATCCGCCCCACCCTGACCTGGGGCACGCATCCCGGCACTGCGATCGCGGTGGACGCGCCGATTCCGGCACCCGCCGATGCGGCGGACCAGAAGGGCCTGGACTACATGCGATTGAGCGCCGGCCATGCGGTGGCGGGCACGCCGGTGGACGTCGTGTTCGTCGGCTCGTGCACCAACGGCCGCCTGCGCGACATGCGCGAAGTCGCGCAGGTGTTGCGGGGCCGCAAGGTCGCAGCCGGAGTGCGTATGCTGGTCGTGCCGGGCTCGGAGATCGTCAAGCGCGAGGCCGAGGCCGAGGGCATCGACCGCATCGTGCGCGAGGCCGGCGCCGAATGGCGCGAGCCGGGTTGCTCGATGTGCATCGCGATGAACGGCGACCTGGTCGCGCCCGGCCAGCTGGCCGTGAGCACCAGCAACCGGAATTTCGAGGGCCGGCAAGGCCCCGGTGCGCGCACGCTGCTCGCATCGCCGCTGACGGCGGCGTGGGCCGCGGTGAATGGACACGTCAGCGATCCGCGCGAGCTGTTCGACGCACGCAAGGAGGTGGCGTGA
- a CDS encoding efflux RND transporter periplasmic adaptor subunit — MRQMRWNGVFGMLLLGLAACSAEKPAETARPALVVQPGGGADAALSAYAGEVRAREESPLSFRVGGNLVRRNVDAGARVQKGEVLALLDPGDFALQAQAAQAQLAAAEADLVRARGDRDRYAKLVGDKLISQSAYDAQVAAYKAAEGQARAARAQMDVMRNQEGYSQLRAPRDGVIASRQAEAGQVVAAGQTVFTLAADGGREVAIGLPENRIREFSVGQPVVIELWNAPGQRLPGAIREIAPAADAQTRTYGARVSLVGDAVQQVELGQSARVYVQENGTKAALKLPLSAVQRGEDGKTSVWIVDPASGKVRAQVVQLGRYGESSVPVLGGLKATDWVVAAGGHLLREGQVVAPVDRNNRPLKLAAGGGTANIASRSE; from the coding sequence ATGCGCCAGATGCGCTGGAACGGAGTGTTCGGGATGCTGCTGCTGGGCCTTGCGGCCTGCAGCGCGGAAAAGCCGGCGGAAACGGCACGCCCTGCGCTGGTCGTGCAACCGGGCGGCGGCGCGGACGCTGCCTTGTCGGCGTACGCCGGCGAGGTGCGCGCCCGCGAGGAAAGCCCTCTGTCGTTCCGCGTTGGCGGCAATCTCGTCCGACGCAATGTCGATGCCGGCGCACGCGTGCAGAAGGGCGAGGTGCTGGCCCTGCTCGACCCGGGCGATTTCGCGCTACAGGCGCAGGCCGCGCAGGCGCAGCTGGCCGCCGCCGAGGCCGACCTGGTACGCGCGCGCGGTGATCGCGACCGCTACGCGAAGCTGGTAGGCGACAAGCTGATCAGCCAGTCCGCCTACGACGCGCAGGTCGCGGCGTACAAGGCCGCCGAAGGCCAGGCGCGCGCAGCGCGTGCGCAGATGGACGTGATGCGCAACCAGGAAGGTTATTCGCAGCTGCGCGCACCGCGCGACGGCGTGATCGCCAGCCGGCAGGCCGAAGCGGGCCAGGTGGTCGCCGCAGGCCAGACGGTGTTCACGCTGGCCGCCGATGGCGGTCGCGAAGTCGCGATCGGTCTTCCGGAAAACCGCATTCGCGAATTCAGCGTGGGCCAGCCGGTCGTCATCGAACTGTGGAATGCCCCCGGCCAGCGCCTGCCCGGCGCCATCCGCGAGATCGCGCCGGCGGCGGACGCGCAGACGCGCACCTATGGCGCCCGCGTGAGCCTGGTCGGCGATGCGGTCCAGCAGGTCGAGTTGGGCCAGAGCGCACGTGTCTACGTGCAGGAGAACGGCACCAAGGCGGCATTGAAACTCCCGCTCTCGGCCGTGCAGCGTGGCGAAGACGGCAAGACGTCGGTCTGGATCGTCGATCCGGCGAGCGGCAAGGTCCGTGCGCAGGTCGTGCAACTCGGTCGTTACGGCGAGTCTTCGGTGCCGGTGCTCGGTGGCCTCAAGGCGACCGACTGGGTCGTGGCCGCGGGTGGCCACCTGCTGCGCGAGGGCCAGGTCGTCGCGCCGGTGGACCGCAACAATCGGCCGCTGAAGCTCGCGGCCGGTGGCGGCACCGCCAACATCGCCTCGCGCTCGGAGTAA
- the leuB gene encoding 3-isopropylmalate dehydrogenase, whose translation MHADIAVLPGDGIGPEVTAAAVNVLRTLARRHGHSFDFHEYDIGGIAIDRHGEPLPQATLQGCQQANAVLLGAVGGPKWSDPNAKVRPEQGLLALRKGLGLFANLRPVRPHPAALNASPIKPHLLTGVDIVVVRELTGGIYFGEKTRDARGASDLCSYSVTEIERVVRSAFKLARQRRSYLVSVDKANVLETSRLWRDVASRIGREEFPDVKLEHQLVDSMAMHLLAKPREYDVIVTENMFGDILTDEASMLAGSLGLLPSASLGDGKVGLYEPIHGSAPDIAGKGIANPYATILSCALLLRHSLGLHEEADCIERAVDAALNAQVFTNDLATGGRGVSTQVAAQAVIEQMQAHCYVADLRD comes from the coding sequence ATGCACGCTGACATCGCCGTACTGCCAGGGGACGGCATCGGTCCCGAAGTGACCGCCGCCGCCGTCAACGTGCTGCGCACGCTGGCGCGCCGCCACGGCCACAGCTTCGACTTCCACGAATACGACATCGGTGGCATCGCCATCGACCGCCACGGCGAACCGCTGCCGCAGGCGACGCTGCAGGGCTGCCAGCAGGCGAACGCCGTGCTGTTGGGCGCGGTCGGCGGACCGAAGTGGTCGGATCCGAACGCGAAGGTGCGCCCCGAGCAGGGCCTGCTGGCGCTGCGCAAGGGCCTGGGCCTGTTCGCCAACCTGCGACCGGTGCGTCCGCATCCGGCCGCGCTGAATGCATCGCCGATCAAGCCGCACCTGCTCACCGGCGTGGACATCGTGGTCGTGCGCGAACTCACCGGCGGCATCTACTTCGGCGAGAAGACCCGCGATGCGCGCGGCGCCAGCGACCTGTGCAGCTATTCGGTCACCGAGATCGAGCGCGTCGTGCGCAGTGCGTTCAAGTTGGCGCGCCAGCGCCGCAGCTATCTGGTGTCGGTGGACAAGGCCAACGTGCTGGAAACGTCACGCCTGTGGCGCGATGTCGCCTCGCGGATCGGCCGCGAGGAATTCCCCGACGTGAAACTGGAGCACCAGCTGGTCGATTCGATGGCGATGCACCTGCTGGCCAAGCCGCGCGAGTACGACGTGATCGTCACCGAGAACATGTTCGGCGACATCCTGACCGACGAAGCCTCGATGCTGGCCGGCTCGCTGGGCCTGCTGCCGTCCGCCTCGCTGGGCGACGGCAAGGTCGGGCTGTACGAACCCATCCACGGCTCCGCGCCGGACATCGCCGGCAAGGGGATCGCCAATCCCTACGCCACCATCCTCAGCTGCGCGCTGTTGCTGCGCCACTCGCTGGGCCTGCACGAAGAAGCCGACTGCATCGAACGCGCGGTGGACGCGGCATTGAATGCGCAGGTCTTCACCAACGACCTCGCCACCGGCGGCCGCGGCGTCTCCACGCAGGTCGCCGCCCAAGCCGTCATCGAGCAGATGCAGGCGCATTGCTATGTGGCGGACCTGCGCGACTGA
- a CDS encoding ACT domain-containing protein — translation MRYRLELKLKPAEGALLRVLGMIERRGFPPHAVHATHDGEGYWALALVIDSTRAPETLRQQLLKIYDVEELSFSAVQELSRDRRPQDRAA, via the coding sequence ATGCGTTACCGGCTTGAACTCAAGCTCAAACCCGCGGAGGGCGCCCTGCTGCGCGTGCTGGGCATGATCGAGCGCCGTGGCTTTCCGCCGCACGCGGTGCATGCCACCCACGACGGCGAAGGCTATTGGGCACTGGCGCTGGTGATCGACAGCACCCGCGCGCCGGAGACGCTGCGCCAGCAACTGCTGAAAATCTACGATGTCGAGGAACTGTCCTTCAGCGCCGTGCAGGAACTGAGCCGGGATCGTCGCCCCCAGGACCGCGCCGCATGA
- the leuD gene encoding 3-isopropylmalate dehydratase small subunit has product MAGFRELRSKSVLLAQSNIDTDQIIPARFLSTTERAGLGKNAFNDWRWQADGSPNPAFPFNQPENQGRSILLAGRNFGCGSSREHAPWALTDLGLRAIVSSEIADIFRNNSLKNGLLPIVLPEEIVQSLMERPDDELTIDVAARELRAPDGSVFGFPLDAFAQTCLLEGVDELGYLLARHTDIETYEATRHAR; this is encoded by the coding sequence ATGGCCGGCTTCCGCGAGTTGCGCTCGAAGAGCGTGCTGTTGGCGCAGTCCAACATCGATACCGATCAGATCATTCCCGCGCGCTTTCTCTCCACGACCGAGCGCGCCGGCCTGGGCAAGAATGCGTTCAACGATTGGCGCTGGCAGGCAGACGGCTCGCCGAATCCGGCGTTCCCGTTCAACCAGCCCGAGAACCAGGGCCGCAGCATCCTGCTCGCCGGCCGCAACTTCGGCTGCGGTTCCTCGCGCGAGCACGCCCCGTGGGCGCTGACCGATCTCGGCCTGCGCGCCATCGTCAGCAGCGAGATCGCCGACATCTTCCGCAACAACAGCCTGAAGAACGGCCTGCTGCCCATCGTGCTGCCCGAGGAGATCGTGCAGTCGCTGATGGAACGACCGGACGACGAGCTGACCATTGATGTCGCGGCGCGCGAACTGCGCGCACCCGACGGTTCCGTCTTCGGCTTCCCGCTGGATGCCTTCGCGCAGACCTGCCTGCTGGAAGGCGTGGACGAACTGGGCTACCTGCTGGCCCGCCATACCGATATCGAAACCTACGAGGCCACCCGCCATGCACGCTGA
- a CDS encoding threonine dehydratase codes for MPDAGRAPASNEPDVGDVVVTVADVLAAQARLRRYLPPTPLHHAERFGVMLKLENLQRTGSYKVRGALNALLAARERGDRRPVIAASAGNHAQGLAWAAYRLGVQAITVMPHGAPETKIAGVAHWGATVRQHGDSYDEAFAFAKELAEQNGYRFLSAFDDPDVIAGQGTVGIEIAPYTPDVVIVPIGGGGLASGVALALKSQGVRVVGAQVEGVDSMIRAMKGDTAPKDPVASLADGVRVKVPGFITRRLCTQLLDDVVTVREAELRETLVRLALEENLIAEGAGALALAAGRRVAGKRKCAVVSGGNIDATVLAQLLSDVRPRPPRKPRRRNAEGEPSPAKGRAPRAATTLSPAKTGARRFEAPITETEVHEEPIW; via the coding sequence ATGCCTGATGCCGGCCGCGCCCCCGCCAGCAACGAACCGGACGTAGGCGACGTCGTCGTCACCGTGGCCGACGTACTGGCGGCGCAGGCGCGGCTGCGTCGTTACCTGCCGCCCACCCCGCTGCACCATGCGGAACGCTTCGGCGTGATGCTGAAGCTGGAGAACCTGCAGCGCACGGGTTCCTACAAGGTCCGCGGCGCGTTGAACGCGCTGCTGGCCGCCCGCGAGCGCGGCGACCGTCGTCCCGTGATCGCCGCGTCGGCCGGCAATCATGCGCAGGGCCTGGCCTGGGCTGCATACCGCCTGGGCGTGCAGGCCATCACGGTGATGCCGCATGGCGCACCGGAAACCAAGATCGCCGGTGTCGCGCACTGGGGCGCCACCGTGCGCCAGCACGGCGACAGCTACGACGAAGCCTTCGCCTTCGCGAAGGAACTGGCCGAGCAGAATGGCTACCGCTTCCTGTCCGCCTTCGACGATCCGGACGTGATCGCGGGCCAGGGCACGGTCGGCATCGAGATCGCACCGTACACCCCGGATGTCGTCATCGTGCCGATCGGCGGTGGCGGGCTGGCCTCGGGCGTGGCGCTGGCGCTGAAATCGCAAGGCGTGCGCGTGGTCGGCGCGCAGGTCGAAGGCGTGGATTCCATGATCCGCGCGATGAAGGGCGACACCGCACCGAAGGATCCCGTCGCCTCGCTGGCCGATGGCGTCCGGGTGAAGGTGCCCGGCTTCATCACCCGTCGCCTGTGCACGCAGTTGCTGGACGACGTGGTGACCGTGCGCGAAGCCGAACTGCGCGAAACGCTGGTGCGGTTGGCGCTGGAAGAAAACCTGATCGCCGAAGGCGCCGGCGCGCTAGCGCTGGCCGCGGGCCGGCGCGTGGCCGGCAAGCGCAAATGCGCCGTGGTGTCGGGCGGCAACATCGACGCCACCGTGCTGGCACAGCTGCTGTCCGACGTGCGGCCGCGTCCGCCGCGCAAGCCGCGCCGCCGCAATGCCGAGGGCGAGCCCTCGCCTGCCAAGGGCCGCGCACCACGCGCGGCCACGACCCTTTCCCCTGCAAAGACCGGTGCGCGCCGATTCGAAGCGCCCATCACGGAAACAGAAGTACACGAGGAACCCATCTGGTGA
- a CDS encoding efflux RND transporter permease subunit, which translates to MRRFNLSEWALTNRSLVLFGMILLGIIGAWSYKHLGQSEDPPFTFKAMVVRTVWPGATAEEVSQQVTERVEKALMTTGNYEFIRSYSRPGESQVIFMARDSMKSKEIPDLWYQVRKKVGDIRATLPSGVVGPFFNDEFGDTFGNIYALTGEGFDYAVMKDYADRIQLELQRVDDVGKVELVGLQDEKIWIELSNTKLATLGIPLSAVQQALEEQNAMTPAGFFETASDRVQLRVSGEFDSVDEIREFPIRAGGRTVKLGDIAEIKRGFADPAAPRMRFMGQPGIGIAVAMKDGGDILKLGATLEAEFQRLQKTLPLGMELRKVSDQPAAVEDSVGEFVRVLAEAVIIVLLVSFFSLGLRTGLVVAVSIPLVLAMTFAVMHYFGIGLHKISLGALVLALGLLVDDAIIAVEMMAIKMEQGFDRLKAASFAYESTAFPMLTGTLVTAAGFLPIATAASSTGEYTRSLFQVVTIALVVSWIAAVLFIPYLGDKMLPDLGNPQPPKPGSLAARWHGFRARLADRWPQYAIVLAPKAHDAHDHNPYHTPFYQRFRGWLEFCLRHRWLVIGVTVAAFVASLALFRFVPQQFFPDSVRPELMVDLELAEGSSLKSTDAQARKLEKLLAAREGVQNYVSYIGTGSPRFYLPLDQQLPQANFSQFVVLTEDIESREGTRHWLIDEVAPQFPELQFRVTRLENGPPVGYPVQFRVSGEHIDRVQALARQVAEKVRANPHVTNVNLDWSEPSKIVRLEIDQDRARALGVSTSQVSHFLSGSLSGLSVSTYREGNELVEILLRGPDDERARLDLLGSLAVPTGNGGSVPLSQVANLEYAFEDGIIWHRDRLPTVTVRADLNSDDVTPPTVVQQILPTLDEVRTQLPQGYLLETGGTVEDSGRGQKSIAAGMPLFLLVVTTLLMLQLRSFSRVSLVLLTAPLGLIGVTLALLVFRVPFGFVAMLGTIALAGMIMRNSVILVDQIDQDIQAGHDRWHAIIDATVRRFRPIVLTALAAVLAMIPLSRSAFFGPMAVAIMGGLTVATVLTLFFLPALYAAWFKVKPVESA; encoded by the coding sequence ATGCGCCGCTTCAATCTCTCCGAGTGGGCGCTGACCAACCGCAGCCTCGTGCTGTTCGGCATGATCCTGCTGGGCATCATCGGTGCGTGGTCGTACAAGCACCTGGGCCAATCCGAAGATCCGCCCTTCACCTTCAAGGCGATGGTCGTGCGCACGGTATGGCCGGGCGCGACCGCCGAAGAAGTCTCGCAGCAGGTCACCGAACGCGTCGAGAAGGCGTTGATGACCACCGGCAACTACGAGTTCATCCGCTCGTACTCGCGGCCGGGCGAGTCGCAGGTGATCTTCATGGCACGCGACTCCATGAAGTCCAAGGAGATCCCGGACCTCTGGTACCAGGTGCGCAAGAAGGTCGGCGACATCCGCGCCACGCTACCCAGTGGGGTGGTCGGCCCGTTCTTCAACGATGAGTTCGGCGACACCTTCGGCAACATCTATGCGTTGACCGGTGAGGGCTTCGACTACGCGGTGATGAAGGATTACGCCGACCGCATCCAACTCGAACTCCAGCGCGTGGACGATGTCGGCAAGGTCGAACTGGTCGGCCTGCAGGACGAGAAGATCTGGATCGAGTTGTCCAATACCAAGCTGGCCACGCTGGGCATCCCGCTGAGCGCGGTGCAGCAGGCGCTTGAAGAGCAGAACGCGATGACGCCCGCCGGCTTCTTCGAAACTGCCAGCGACCGCGTGCAACTGCGCGTCAGCGGCGAGTTCGATTCGGTCGACGAGATCCGCGAATTCCCGATCCGTGCCGGCGGCCGCACCGTGAAGCTGGGCGACATCGCCGAGATCAAGCGCGGCTTCGCCGATCCCGCCGCACCGCGCATGCGCTTCATGGGCCAGCCCGGCATCGGCATCGCGGTGGCGATGAAGGACGGCGGCGACATCCTCAAGCTCGGCGCGACCCTCGAAGCGGAGTTCCAGCGACTGCAGAAGACGCTGCCTCTCGGCATGGAACTGCGCAAGGTGTCCGACCAGCCGGCGGCCGTCGAAGACTCCGTGGGCGAGTTCGTCCGCGTGCTCGCGGAAGCCGTCATCATCGTGCTGCTGGTCAGCTTCTTCTCGCTGGGTCTGCGCACCGGTCTGGTGGTGGCGGTGTCGATCCCGCTGGTGCTGGCGATGACGTTCGCGGTGATGCACTACTTCGGCATCGGCCTGCACAAGATCTCGCTGGGCGCGCTCGTGCTCGCGCTGGGCCTGCTGGTCGACGACGCGATCATCGCGGTCGAGATGATGGCCATCAAGATGGAGCAGGGCTTCGACCGCTTGAAGGCGGCGAGCTTCGCTTACGAGTCGACCGCGTTCCCGATGCTCACCGGTACGCTGGTGACGGCGGCCGGCTTCCTGCCGATCGCGACGGCGGCATCGAGCACAGGCGAATACACACGTTCGCTGTTCCAGGTGGTGACGATCGCCCTTGTCGTCTCGTGGATTGCCGCCGTGTTGTTCATCCCCTACCTGGGCGACAAGATGCTGCCCGATCTGGGCAATCCGCAGCCGCCGAAACCCGGTTCGCTCGCCGCGCGCTGGCACGGGTTCCGCGCGCGCCTGGCGGATCGCTGGCCGCAGTACGCGATAGTGCTCGCGCCGAAGGCGCACGATGCGCACGACCACAACCCGTACCACACGCCGTTCTACCAGCGCTTCCGCGGGTGGCTGGAATTCTGCCTGCGCCATCGCTGGCTGGTGATCGGCGTGACGGTGGCGGCGTTCGTGGCATCGCTGGCGCTGTTCCGCTTCGTGCCGCAGCAGTTCTTCCCGGATTCGGTGCGCCCCGAGCTGATGGTGGACCTGGAGCTGGCCGAAGGCAGCTCGCTGAAGTCGACCGACGCGCAGGCGCGCAAGCTGGAGAAGCTGCTGGCCGCGCGCGAAGGCGTGCAGAACTACGTGTCGTACATCGGCACCGGTTCGCCGCGCTTCTACCTGCCGCTCGACCAGCAGCTGCCGCAGGCGAACTTCTCCCAGTTCGTGGTGTTGACCGAAGACATCGAATCCCGTGAAGGCACCCGCCATTGGCTGATCGACGAGGTCGCGCCGCAGTTCCCCGAGCTGCAGTTCCGCGTGACGCGGTTGGAGAACGGTCCGCCGGTCGGCTATCCGGTGCAGTTCCGGGTGTCCGGCGAGCACATCGACCGCGTGCAGGCGCTGGCGCGCCAGGTGGCCGAGAAGGTGCGCGCGAATCCGCACGTCACCAACGTCAACCTGGACTGGAGCGAGCCCAGCAAGATCGTCCGCCTGGAAATCGACCAGGATCGCGCACGTGCGCTGGGTGTCAGCACGTCGCAGGTGTCGCATTTCCTGTCGGGTTCGCTGTCCGGCCTGAGCGTCAGTACCTACCGCGAAGGCAATGAACTCGTCGAGATCCTGCTGCGTGGACCCGACGACGAGCGCGCACGACTCGACCTGCTCGGCAGCCTGGCGGTGCCGACCGGCAACGGCGGCAGCGTGCCGCTGTCGCAGGTCGCGAACCTGGAGTATGCGTTCGAGGACGGCATCATCTGGCACCGCGACCGCCTGCCCACCGTCACCGTGCGCGCCGACCTCAATAGCGACGACGTGACGCCGCCCACCGTGGTCCAGCAGATCCTGCCGACCCTGGACGAGGTGCGCACGCAACTGCCGCAGGGCTACCTGCTGGAAACCGGCGGTACCGTCGAGGATTCCGGACGCGGGCAGAAGTCCATCGCCGCCGGCATGCCGCTATTCCTGCTCGTGGTCACCACGCTGCTGATGCTGCAGCTGCGCAGCTTCTCGCGGGTGTCGCTGGTACTGCTGACGGCGCCGCTGGGCCTGATCGGCGTAACCCTGGCGCTACTGGTGTTCCGCGTGCCGTTCGGCTTCGTGGCGATGCTGGGCACGATCGCGCTGGCCGGCATGATCATGCGCAACTCGGTGATCCTGGTGGACCAGATCGACCAGGACATCCAGGCGGGGCACGATCGCTGGCACGCGATCATCGATGCGACGGTGCGGCGCTTCCGTCCCATCGTGCTGACGGCCCTGGCGGCTGTGTTGGCGATGATTCCGCTTTCGCGCAGCGCGTTCTTCGGCCCGATGGCGGTGGCGATCATGGGCGGCTTGACCGTGGCCACCGTGCTGACGCTGTTCTTCCTGCCGGCGCTGTATGCGGCATGGTTCAAGGTGAAGCCGGTCGAGAGCGCCTGA